The following are encoded together in the Proteiniphilum saccharofermentans genome:
- a CDS encoding beta-N-acetylhexosaminidase, which translates to MNFSKIIILVSSFYIFFPSIKSQPLHLIPYPNELELLSGHCDLSGGINCSSNSPASEQLYKYLSGDFDIVQNKKGIPVNFVTSEEIKNEEGYQLIVNRDRIIIKASAYKGSFYAIQTLRQLVKDKKIPCLHITDEPQFLWRGYMLDEARHFHGKETVKRILDDMALLKMNTFHWHLTDDAGWRIEIRKYPLLTEIGSRRDSTQIEDKDLIAPPETGDPAYDAFLRRYKSEKFDNKPHSGHYSQEEIREIVKYAEGRCIKIVPEISMPGHASAAIASYPWLGTTKKPIGVPCKFGVMTQVYDPSSPEVIQFFKDVLREVNNLFPSGYIHIGGDEVKFDQWQASQSIQQYMKENDLKNYRDIQIKLTNDICTFIEEELGKQMVGWNEILGINPHQWQKEVDNSHVELSKNAIVQFWAGNKDILSYAINNGYKIIHTFSQDTYIDYSYEQLPLERAYNFSPVPDGYAKESILGLGCQMWTEWIRNRKDLEYHTYPRIAAYAETGWTAKEKKSYDRFKSSLNPLLTHWRDKGYNLPKIDF; encoded by the coding sequence ATGAATTTCTCAAAGATTATTATACTGGTTTCATCCTTTTATATTTTTTTCCCTTCGATAAAATCGCAGCCGTTACATTTGATCCCGTATCCGAACGAATTGGAATTATTGAGCGGACATTGTGATCTATCTGGAGGGATAAATTGCTCTTCCAACAGCCCTGCAAGTGAGCAACTTTATAAATATCTCAGTGGTGATTTTGATATTGTCCAAAATAAAAAAGGGATACCGGTCAATTTTGTTACCTCTGAAGAAATAAAGAACGAGGAAGGGTATCAATTGATTGTAAATAGAGACAGGATTATAATCAAGGCTTCAGCATATAAAGGAAGTTTCTATGCTATCCAAACATTGCGACAACTTGTAAAAGACAAGAAAATCCCCTGTTTACATATCACGGATGAGCCCCAATTCCTCTGGCGGGGATATATGCTTGATGAAGCAAGGCATTTTCATGGCAAAGAAACAGTAAAGCGTATTCTCGATGATATGGCTTTATTGAAGATGAACACATTTCATTGGCACCTAACGGATGATGCCGGATGGCGTATTGAGATCAGGAAATATCCCTTATTGACAGAGATAGGTTCCCGTAGGGATAGTACCCAGATTGAGGATAAGGATCTTATCGCACCTCCTGAAACGGGAGATCCGGCTTACGACGCCTTCCTTCGCAGATATAAAAGTGAGAAATTCGATAATAAACCACATAGTGGGCATTATTCACAGGAGGAAATTAGAGAGATTGTCAAATATGCAGAAGGACGCTGCATAAAGATAGTTCCCGAGATTAGCATGCCAGGTCATGCTTCCGCCGCAATTGCTTCCTACCCTTGGTTGGGTACAACAAAAAAGCCAATCGGGGTACCTTGTAAATTTGGTGTTATGACCCAGGTCTATGATCCATCTTCCCCTGAAGTAATACAATTCTTTAAAGATGTCTTACGTGAAGTAAACAACCTGTTTCCTTCCGGGTACATCCATATCGGCGGAGACGAGGTTAAGTTTGACCAATGGCAGGCATCACAGTCAATACAGCAATACATGAAAGAAAATGACCTCAAAAACTACCGCGATATCCAGATTAAATTAACTAATGATATTTGCACATTTATCGAAGAAGAACTAGGGAAACAGATGGTAGGCTGGAATGAAATACTGGGAATAAATCCTCATCAATGGCAGAAAGAGGTAGACAATTCCCATGTGGAATTATCCAAAAATGCAATCGTTCAGTTTTGGGCAGGAAATAAGGATATTCTTTCGTATGCGATCAATAATGGATATAAAATAATCCACACTTTCAGTCAAGATACCTATATCGATTATTCTTATGAACAACTTCCGCTGGAACGTGCTTATAATTTCTCTCCCGTTCCCGACGGATATGCTAAGGAATCAATACTGGGATTGGGATGTCAGATGTGGACCGAGTGGATCCGCAACAGAAAGGATCTTGAATACCACACATATCCCAGAATAGCCGCCTATGCTGAAACCGGCTGGACAGCAAAAGAAAAGAAATCATATGATCGGTTTAAGAGTTCTCTGAATCCATTACTTACACACTGGCGAGATAAAGGTTATAACCTTCCAAAAATTGATTTTTAA
- a CDS encoding RagB/SusD family nutrient uptake outer membrane protein: MKQLIFIVTTVFLALLSGCSDDLLDKKPLDRYTDAVVWEDPALIDAFLLSQYAYTPVMINDATTIFSSWEGSPMNRDPRAESNLRYWFGNSAQTFGPGLSIEISDEAKYTSGAWANVVSEKAHGIPSDGGMMEWWENAYYVMRNLNDFIQRVPSSPLSEDIKEIRIAEARFLRAFSYFAMVKRYGGVPLLTEVPQLDSPDELLYPSRNTEQEVWDFILKETEEISKILPEVQDEYGRATSWAALSLYTRAALYAGSVAKYGELAENKLTGIPQELAENYFTKAFNASAKIIEEGPFDLYKADIVENNTNSRIENFKNIFLVKRNIETIFAKQHGGQSFDPGGGTTTWSWDICHAPRPSVWGQGNYQAPYLELIEAFEYIDGRPGKIDREYVESKLWTMDELWAGRDPRFYASIWTNGTPWRDAVASNFGKDTINFHRGLITLDGRTLTSFSQSYNGMPVVGDQAFFHASTGIVNTGFGIMKYLDPTANNMIWLMESRTDYSIFRFAEILLNYAEAAYEINRREEALIAINRIRERAGIPLLNSVNMEQIRNERRVELAFEGHRYWDLRRWREAEEKLTRSFSGIQYVLDFATRKYKVIIHDEIDGDQRPTFPKRSYYFPITKSRIGQNPNLIENPGYN; the protein is encoded by the coding sequence ATGAAACAGTTAATATTTATAGTCACAACCGTTTTTCTGGCGTTATTATCCGGATGTTCCGACGATCTTTTGGACAAAAAGCCATTGGACAGGTATACCGATGCGGTAGTATGGGAGGATCCGGCACTTATCGATGCTTTTTTGCTTTCGCAATATGCATATACTCCTGTAATGATTAATGATGCTACCACCATATTCTCCAGTTGGGAAGGATCTCCGATGAACAGAGATCCACGTGCAGAAAGTAATCTTCGTTACTGGTTTGGGAATAGTGCACAAACCTTTGGACCGGGTTTATCGATTGAGATCAGTGATGAAGCTAAATATACTTCCGGAGCCTGGGCAAATGTTGTTTCAGAAAAAGCGCACGGAATTCCATCGGACGGTGGGATGATGGAGTGGTGGGAAAACGCTTATTATGTAATGAGAAATCTTAATGATTTCATTCAGAGAGTACCTTCATCCCCTCTATCTGAAGATATCAAGGAAATCCGTATCGCAGAAGCCCGATTTTTAAGAGCTTTCAGTTATTTTGCCATGGTCAAGAGATATGGAGGTGTTCCTCTATTAACCGAAGTTCCTCAGTTAGATTCCCCGGATGAACTACTATACCCTTCGAGGAATACAGAGCAAGAGGTCTGGGATTTTATTCTCAAAGAGACAGAGGAGATATCAAAGATTTTACCTGAAGTCCAGGATGAATACGGCAGGGCTACCAGTTGGGCTGCACTTTCTCTATATACGCGCGCTGCACTATATGCAGGAAGTGTTGCCAAATATGGAGAACTGGCTGAGAACAAATTAACAGGTATCCCACAAGAGTTGGCCGAAAACTATTTTACTAAAGCATTTAATGCATCAGCTAAAATAATTGAAGAAGGTCCTTTTGATTTGTATAAAGCGGATATAGTCGAAAATAACACCAATTCAAGAATAGAAAATTTTAAGAATATATTTCTGGTAAAACGGAATATTGAAACAATTTTTGCAAAACAGCATGGAGGACAAAGTTTTGATCCGGGTGGCGGAACCACAACCTGGTCGTGGGATATCTGCCATGCCCCGCGTCCATCGGTCTGGGGGCAAGGTAACTATCAAGCTCCCTACCTGGAATTGATAGAAGCCTTTGAATACATTGACGGGAGACCAGGAAAAATCGATCGGGAATATGTTGAGTCAAAACTATGGACTATGGATGAGCTGTGGGCAGGCAGAGATCCCCGTTTTTATGCTTCAATCTGGACAAACGGCACACCATGGCGCGATGCTGTAGCAAGTAATTTCGGCAAAGATACGATCAACTTCCATCGAGGCTTAATCACGCTTGACGGAAGGACACTGACATCATTCAGTCAGTCGTACAATGGAATGCCCGTAGTGGGCGATCAAGCATTTTTTCATGCATCCACAGGTATCGTAAATACCGGTTTCGGCATAATGAAATATCTTGATCCCACTGCTAATAATATGATTTGGTTGATGGAGTCAAGAACAGATTATTCTATTTTCAGATTTGCGGAGATATTGCTCAATTATGCGGAGGCTGCTTATGAAATTAACAGGCGAGAGGAGGCACTTATCGCAATTAACCGTATTAGAGAACGCGCAGGAATACCACTTCTTAACTCTGTGAATATGGAACAGATTCGCAATGAGAGAAGGGTTGAACTGGCATTTGAAGGACATCGCTACTGGGACTTAAGGCGATGGAGAGAAGCTGAGGAAAAACTTACCCGTTCTTTCAGTGGAATACAATACGTATTGGACTTTGCCACAAGAAAATACAAAGTGATTATTCACGACGAAATTGATGGTGATCAACGCCCTACTTTCCCCAAAAGAAGCTATTACTTCCCGATAACTAAATCGAGAATAGGGCAAAATCCTAATTTAATTGAAAATCCCGGATATAATTAA
- a CDS encoding beta-galactosidase gives MKQLDTIQSLLIIFLLAFSILSSTAQTKALPINKYDVMNMNNLPVGMWVTPPDQYRNDMQYQRIAKAGINFVNGFGFYENTSDEIITALDLCAKYGLKYFVNRNDAHKAILTYADNPDKTIIENFMAGVRDYFKHPAYAGELLLDEPGKPLFSSVGAFTKRYEKLYPDKMWHVNLFPTYATGGIKTASYEDYISSWLNVIDPNYLSFDSYPLLKTGGIIQDYFYNLDFIRAKTLERGIPFWTFIQTLSIAQTPGVPDKRDPSEKEIRWQVWINLVFGAKGIQYFCYWSPGSGTEVFSDALITREGKKTDKYDYVKRINSDLRKTGKILLECDAAGVIQTTVNPYPLYEGNRKSFGPVKKVVGDDNIVGCFTDKNGHYRILISPLTPDKDATVKLVLERDIDYVTVIKGKKEKRIKIKNQELIQTLSAGDAVLVKF, from the coding sequence ATGAAACAATTAGATACTATACAGTCATTACTTATCATATTTCTATTAGCTTTTTCCATCCTTAGCTCGACGGCTCAAACAAAGGCACTCCCCATCAATAAGTACGACGTTATGAATATGAACAACTTACCTGTTGGAATGTGGGTTACACCACCTGACCAATATAGGAATGATATGCAATATCAGAGGATAGCCAAAGCCGGAATAAACTTTGTCAATGGGTTTGGTTTCTATGAAAACACATCGGATGAAATAATAACTGCGCTTGATTTATGTGCCAAATATGGCTTGAAATATTTTGTAAACAGGAATGACGCACATAAAGCCATCCTAACATACGCTGACAATCCGGACAAAACAATCATAGAGAATTTCATGGCAGGTGTAAGAGATTATTTTAAACATCCGGCCTATGCAGGAGAACTTCTTCTTGATGAACCCGGAAAACCCTTGTTTTCATCTGTAGGGGCTTTTACAAAACGGTATGAGAAACTCTATCCCGATAAAATGTGGCATGTAAATCTATTCCCGACTTATGCTACAGGAGGAATCAAAACCGCAAGTTACGAAGATTACATCTCTTCCTGGTTGAATGTCATTGATCCTAATTATTTGTCTTTTGACAGTTACCCTCTTCTTAAAACGGGAGGAATAATCCAGGATTATTTTTACAATCTGGATTTTATCCGGGCTAAGACTTTGGAAAGAGGAATTCCCTTCTGGACATTTATACAAACCCTTTCCATCGCTCAAACTCCCGGGGTTCCCGATAAAAGAGACCCTTCTGAAAAGGAAATCAGATGGCAGGTGTGGATAAATCTTGTATTTGGAGCAAAAGGGATACAATACTTCTGTTACTGGTCGCCCGGAAGCGGTACCGAAGTTTTTAGCGATGCCTTAATCACCCGGGAAGGGAAAAAAACAGATAAATATGACTATGTGAAACGAATCAATTCCGATCTCAGAAAGACAGGAAAAATTTTACTCGAATGTGATGCTGCAGGAGTCATCCAAACAACAGTAAATCCATACCCACTCTATGAAGGGAATCGTAAGAGTTTCGGACCGGTAAAAAAGGTGGTCGGTGATGATAATATCGTAGGGTGTTTTACCGATAAAAATGGACATTATCGTATCCTTATATCACCGCTCACTCCGGATAAAGATGCGACTGTAAAACTTGTATTGGAACGTGATATTGATTATGTAACTGTAATAAAAGGAAAAAAAGAGAAACGAATCAAAATAAAAAATCAAGAATTAATTCAAACTCTTTCCGCCGGAGATGCTGTATTGGTGAAGTTTTAA
- a CDS encoding DUF5106 domain-containing protein, with protein MVKRLKIVIATGIVVCTSLWIIKHSDIILFTGTEVKGSTNYARDRDQEILLNNVGMKKNNINSFWNSFDFSNNNYLNNLALLKQPTLTFLQLLEQFPEESEVALGLLMDKVLEADSIIIQYMVDELFEKYLYRPDSPIRNDGNYLSILEQLIKSRRISDLNKTRFIYQQQLIRQNQVGSIANNFDFNTIDNQRGELMNINAEYLILFFNNPECSSCKDITSILNGSNLINEAIDTEKLKILSIYPENNKDLWKKTVYPYKWLNGIDLSQIIYKENLYDLRAIPSLYLLNVEKRVLIKDGTVEEVLHYLQNSIKY; from the coding sequence ATGGTGAAAAGGCTAAAGATAGTAATTGCAACCGGAATAGTTGTTTGCACATCATTGTGGATAATTAAACATTCCGATATCATTCTTTTTACCGGGACAGAAGTCAAAGGTAGCACAAATTATGCACGAGATCGTGATCAGGAAATTTTACTGAATAATGTTGGTATGAAAAAAAACAATATCAATTCTTTTTGGAATAGTTTTGATTTTTCAAACAATAATTATCTGAATAACCTGGCTTTATTAAAGCAACCGACCCTCACCTTCTTACAGCTGTTAGAGCAATTTCCAGAAGAAAGTGAAGTTGCTCTCGGTTTATTGATGGATAAAGTTCTTGAAGCAGATAGCATAATTATTCAATATATGGTTGATGAATTATTTGAAAAATATTTATATCGACCAGATTCTCCGATTCGAAATGATGGCAATTACCTGAGTATACTCGAACAACTTATAAAAAGTAGAAGAATAAGTGATTTGAATAAAACCAGGTTTATTTATCAACAACAACTTATCAGACAGAATCAGGTTGGATCAATCGCAAATAACTTCGATTTCAACACCATAGATAATCAACGGGGAGAATTGATGAATATAAATGCTGAATACTTGATTCTTTTCTTTAATAACCCCGAATGCAGTAGCTGTAAGGATATAACATCAATTTTGAATGGATCTAATTTGATCAATGAGGCAATTGACACAGAGAAGTTAAAGATTCTATCGATCTATCCTGAGAATAACAAAGATCTATGGAAAAAAACGGTTTACCCTTATAAATGGCTCAATGGTATAGATCTTAGCCAGATAATTTATAAGGAGAATTTATATGATTTACGTGCAATTCCAAGCCTCTATTTGCTGAATGTGGAAAAACGCGTATTGATTAAGGACGGGACGGTAGAAGAGGTATTACACTATTTACAAAATAGCATTAAATACTAA
- a CDS encoding beta-galactosidase: MKKFFFRFSILLFSSSLLFIGCEKEENKIDIEEPPKEADYNYDVLSLGEVAVGLWVTPPANYQTSEEYARIRECGINFVNGFHYFENSNSRILKVLDYCEENNLKFFVNKATVAEDIVKYSKNADKSLLTKFINEIKPYAEHPAFAGELLMDEPGKPLFGAISAFTKAFEEAYPDKMWHVNLFPSYATGGIQAPNYNDYISNWLLTVPSKHISYDSYPLLATGGITNDYFYNLDIIRSKSRFRKIPFWTFIQTLSIAGTPGVPDKREPSETDIRWQVWTNLTFGAKGIQYFCYWSPGNGSEQFGEALIGLNGEKTVRYDYVKKINNDINRIGKILLNCHAEGVILTSVKEYPMFEQLYNFGIIDSVTGDESIVGCFENEKGEKKVLITTLTPDKPSNVILHLSENSRKIKVWINGSSQEKVVNDKSISFQIKEGEAVFVEFLD; encoded by the coding sequence ATGAAAAAGTTTTTCTTTAGATTTTCCATTCTTTTATTTAGTTCTTCTCTATTATTTATCGGTTGTGAGAAAGAGGAAAACAAAATCGATATTGAAGAGCCTCCCAAAGAGGCTGATTACAACTACGATGTATTGAGTCTTGGCGAGGTAGCTGTCGGGTTATGGGTAACCCCGCCTGCCAACTATCAAACAAGCGAAGAGTATGCAAGAATCAGGGAATGCGGTATAAACTTTGTCAATGGGTTTCACTATTTTGAAAACAGCAACAGTAGAATCTTGAAAGTTCTGGATTATTGTGAAGAAAACAATTTAAAGTTCTTTGTCAACAAGGCAACAGTAGCTGAAGATATTGTCAAATATTCGAAAAATGCCGACAAATCATTACTGACCAAATTTATAAATGAAATAAAACCATATGCGGAACATCCTGCTTTTGCCGGTGAGTTACTTATGGATGAACCGGGCAAGCCCCTTTTCGGAGCGATCTCTGCTTTCACCAAAGCGTTTGAAGAGGCTTATCCCGACAAAATGTGGCATGTGAATTTATTTCCTTCTTATGCTACCGGAGGAATACAGGCTCCAAATTATAATGATTATATTAGTAATTGGTTATTGACAGTTCCGTCCAAACATATCTCATATGACAGTTATCCTTTGCTTGCTACAGGCGGAATCACCAACGACTATTTTTACAACCTTGATATTATCCGCTCAAAATCGAGATTCAGGAAAATCCCTTTCTGGACTTTCATACAAACACTATCAATTGCCGGTACACCCGGGGTTCCTGATAAAAGAGAGCCGAGTGAAACGGATATTCGCTGGCAGGTATGGACAAACCTGACATTCGGAGCCAAAGGAATCCAATACTTCTGCTATTGGTCGCCCGGCAATGGTAGCGAACAGTTTGGCGAAGCTCTTATTGGCCTTAACGGAGAAAAAACCGTCAGGTACGATTATGTCAAAAAAATCAATAACGATATAAACAGGATTGGTAAGATTCTTCTCAATTGCCATGCAGAAGGGGTTATTTTGACTTCAGTCAAAGAGTATCCAATGTTCGAACAACTGTACAATTTTGGGATCATAGACTCGGTTACGGGTGATGAGAGTATTGTAGGTTGTTTTGAAAATGAAAAAGGTGAAAAAAAAGTCCTCATTACCACTCTGACACCTGACAAACCATCAAATGTGATTCTCCATCTTTCGGAAAATTCCAGAAAGATAAAAGTTTGGATAAACGGCTCTTCTCAGGAGAAGGTTGTAAATGACAAGAGTATCTCATTTCAGATTAAAGAGGGAGAAGCAGTTTTTGTTGAATTCTTAGATTAA